One Gammaproteobacteria bacterium genomic window, GATTCGTCACCCGGTATTGCTAGCTAAGGAACTGGCGACACTGGATTACATGTCGGGTGGACGTTTTTTCTTCGGTGTTGGTCCCGGGTGGAACGAACCGGAGTTCACTTCCATGGGGATCTCTATGCGAGAACGCGGTCGTCGGACTGACGAGATTCTCGATGCAGTTAAACTTCTGCTGACCGAAGAGAAGGTTTCATTCAATGGAAAGTATTACCAGTTCGAAAACGTAACAATAGAGCCTCGCCCGGAGAACTATTTTACGGTGTGGATTGCCGGCGGCTCGCGCATACCAGATCCGCTGTCACCGGATCAGCCGTACATGGTCAAGTCAGTGCTCAATCGCATCGCGAAACACGCTGACGTATTCACCTGCCGGGCATCTGGCAACACAGAGTGGGTGGTGCGCGATTTCCAGACCGTGCGGACACACCTTCAGTCCGTAGGCCGTGATCCAGCGACACTGGAACTCGCACATGTGCAGGCCGGTTACGTGGTCGATACCGCGGATTCGAACAAAGCGCTGTCAATCCAGCGCAAACCGATGGAAACGATCATGGGCCCCAACCG contains:
- a CDS encoding LLM class flavin-dependent oxidoreductase is translated as MKFGFTLPSYTWPGLDYEMTYRVTKEMARRAEALGYDSLTVWDHLLAAPGLYGGSWLDPLMVLACAAGATEKIPLGTNILVVPIRHPVLLAKELATLDYMSGGRFFFGVGPGWNEPEFTSMGISMRERGRRTDEILDAVKLLLTEEKVSFNGKYYQFENVTIEPRPENYFTVWIAGGSRIPDPLSPDQPYMVKSVLNRIAKHADVFTCRASGNTEWVVRDFQTVRTHLQSVGRDPATLELAHVQAGYVVDTADSNKALSIQRKPMETIMGPNRDWDHLQGCYLVGSIDDIVAKLKFLESHGLEHVTIQPAGPEMEQLDLWMDKIIKPFFC